In the genome of Raphanus sativus cultivar WK10039 chromosome 4, ASM80110v3, whole genome shotgun sequence, one region contains:
- the LOC108832116 gene encoding QWRF motif-containing protein 4 isoform X1 — translation MEVLYGSKKASIMAKQLQQSVTDTTRPPLVPAEKNNTVSATRRSRTTEVISRYRSSTPTKTRRCPSPNVTRTVSSTSQPLSKRAVSAERKRSSTPTTPTNPSTPVSDVSVGLPVSSKRLSTTVRAPEGLWPSTMRSLSVSFQSDSASVPVVKKEKPFVTSSTDRTLRPSSNRGHKQQSETTTTTSVSRKHTPERKRSPLKGKNVSASQSENTKPVDGGPHSRLIEQHRWPSTRMSMNRSLDLGDKAVRTMSLSLSNKISTKPLQKSSSDTARLLSCCESSEDGNSSLDRASSARVHHPLSAPGSRAASPSRSSFSSSSSSSSSSSHSRGMSPSRGSCFRSSTPPPRGVSPSRLRQTNTSTSSPTSVLSFMADVKKGKKASYIEGVHQLRLLYNRYSQWRFANARAEGVGYIQRLIAEETLYNVWHATSELRDVVTTQRICLQQLKLEIKLEDILSKQMVSLEDWDILEREHISSVAGAIADLEANTLRLPLTGGTKVDLRSLKLAMSSALDVMQTMGSSIYSLHSQMEEMNKLVSDLAVVATKEKFMLGKCENLLASTAVMEIEESSLITHLMQKKQEEEVRGGAESPLLPLGSLSKCLWT, via the exons ATGGAAGTTTTATATGGTTCTAAAAAAGCATCAATAATGGCCAAGCAGCTACAGCAATCTGTCACCGACACTACAAGACCGCCTCTTGTTCCAGCGGAGAAGAACAATACAGTCTCTGCCACTCGCCGGTCTAGAACAACGGAGGTCATTTCAAGATACAGATCATCAACTCCCACTAAAACACGAAGATGCCCTTCACCTAATGTCACTAGGACCGTGTCATCAACCTCTCAGCCATTATCGAAAAGAGCTGTTTCAGCAGAAAGGAAACGCTCTTCAACGCCAACTACTCCAACAAACCCGTCCACACCGGTTAGTGATGTATCTGTAGGTTTACCTGTTTCTTCTAAGAGACTATCTACTACCGTTCGTGCACCTGAAGGCTTGTGGCCTTCTACTATGAGGAGCCTCAGCGTTTCATTTCAGTCTGATTCAGCCTCAGTTCCCGTTGTTAAGAAGGAGAAACCGTTTGTTACTTCTTCTACTGACCGGACATTGAGACCGTCTTCTAATAGAGGACATAAGCAGCAGAgtgagacaacaacaacaacctctGTCTCAAGGAAACATACGCCCGAGAGGAAAAGAAGTCCATTAAAAGGTAAGAATGTGTCTGCAAGTCAATCAGAGAACACGAAACCTGTAGATGGTGGTCCTCACAGTAGGTTAATAGAACAGCATCGATGGCCTAGTACTAGAATGTCTATGAACAGAAGCTTGGATCTTGGTGACAAAGCGGTTAGGACAATGTCTCTGTCTTTGTCCAACAAAATCTCTACTAAACCTTTGCAAAAATCTTCTAGCGACACAGCGAGGTTGTTGTCCTGTTGTGAAAGTTCAGAAGATGGTAATAGTTCATTAGACAGGGCAAGTTCAGCTAGAGTGCACCACCCATTGTCTGCTCCTGGATCACGCGCTGCTTCTCCAAGCAGATCCTCATtttcatcctcatcatcatcatcatcatcgtcctcTCATTCTCGCGGCATGAGTCCTTCAAGAGGCTCTTGTTTTAGATCGTCTACACCGCCACCAAGAGGTGTAAGTCCTTCCCGGTTAAGACAAACCAACACGTCTACAAGCAGCCCAACCTCAGTTCTAAGTTTCATGGCTGAtgtaaagaaaggaaaaaaggCAAGTTACATAGAAGGTGTTCATCAGCTGCGCTTACTATATAACAGATATTCACAATGGCGGTTTGCAAATGCTCGAGCTGAGGGAGTAGGATACATTCAAAGGTTAATCGCAGAG GAAACTCTATACAATGTCTGGCATGCAACATCAGAACTGAGAGATGTTGTGACAACACAAAGAATCTGCCTCCAGCAGTTGAAGCTAGAAATCAAGCTTGAAGATATCTTAAGTAAGCAG ATGGTTAGTCTTGAAGATTGGGACATACTTGAGAGAGAACACATTAGTTCTGTAGCTGGTGCCATAGCAGACTTGGAAGCAAACACTCTCCGCCTTCCACTAACCGGAGGAACAAAG GTGGACCTTAGATCTCTGAAGTTAGCTATGTCCTCAGCACTTGATGTAATGCAGACTATGGGATCATCGATCTACTCTTTACACTCACAGATGGAAGAGATGAATAAGCTTGTTTCAGATCTCGCTGTTGTagctacaaaagaaaaatttatgcTTGGCAAATGTGAAAATCTATTGGCATCAACTGCAGTGATGGAG ATAGAA
- the LOC108832116 gene encoding QWRF motif-containing protein 4 isoform X2 gives MEVLYGSKKASIMAKQLQQSVTDTTRPPLVPAEKNNTVSATRRSRTTEVISRYRSSTPTKTRRCPSPNVTRTVSSTSQPLSKRAVSAERKRSSTPTTPTNPSTPVSDVSVGLPVSSKRLSTTVRAPEGLWPSTMRSLSVSFQSDSASVPVVKKEKPFVTSSTDRTLRPSSNRGHKQQSETTTTTSVSRKHTPERKRSPLKGKNVSASQSENTKPVDGGPHSRLIEQHRWPSTRMSMNRSLDLGDKAVRTMSLSLSNKISTKPLQKSSSDTARLLSCCESSEDGNSSLDRASSARVHHPLSAPGSRAASPSRSSFSSSSSSSSSSSHSRGMSPSRGVSPSRLRQTNTSTSSPTSVLSFMADVKKGKKASYIEGVHQLRLLYNRYSQWRFANARAEGVGYIQRLIAEETLYNVWHATSELRDVVTTQRICLQQLKLEIKLEDILSKQMVSLEDWDILEREHISSVAGAIADLEANTLRLPLTGGTKVDLRSLKLAMSSALDVMQTMGSSIYSLHSQMEEMNKLVSDLAVVATKEKFMLGKCENLLASTAVMEIEESSLITHLMQKKQEEEVRGGAESPLLPLGSLSKCLWT, from the exons ATGGAAGTTTTATATGGTTCTAAAAAAGCATCAATAATGGCCAAGCAGCTACAGCAATCTGTCACCGACACTACAAGACCGCCTCTTGTTCCAGCGGAGAAGAACAATACAGTCTCTGCCACTCGCCGGTCTAGAACAACGGAGGTCATTTCAAGATACAGATCATCAACTCCCACTAAAACACGAAGATGCCCTTCACCTAATGTCACTAGGACCGTGTCATCAACCTCTCAGCCATTATCGAAAAGAGCTGTTTCAGCAGAAAGGAAACGCTCTTCAACGCCAACTACTCCAACAAACCCGTCCACACCGGTTAGTGATGTATCTGTAGGTTTACCTGTTTCTTCTAAGAGACTATCTACTACCGTTCGTGCACCTGAAGGCTTGTGGCCTTCTACTATGAGGAGCCTCAGCGTTTCATTTCAGTCTGATTCAGCCTCAGTTCCCGTTGTTAAGAAGGAGAAACCGTTTGTTACTTCTTCTACTGACCGGACATTGAGACCGTCTTCTAATAGAGGACATAAGCAGCAGAgtgagacaacaacaacaacctctGTCTCAAGGAAACATACGCCCGAGAGGAAAAGAAGTCCATTAAAAGGTAAGAATGTGTCTGCAAGTCAATCAGAGAACACGAAACCTGTAGATGGTGGTCCTCACAGTAGGTTAATAGAACAGCATCGATGGCCTAGTACTAGAATGTCTATGAACAGAAGCTTGGATCTTGGTGACAAAGCGGTTAGGACAATGTCTCTGTCTTTGTCCAACAAAATCTCTACTAAACCTTTGCAAAAATCTTCTAGCGACACAGCGAGGTTGTTGTCCTGTTGTGAAAGTTCAGAAGATGGTAATAGTTCATTAGACAGGGCAAGTTCAGCTAGAGTGCACCACCCATTGTCTGCTCCTGGATCACGCGCTGCTTCTCCAAGCAGATCCTCATtttcatcctcatcatcatcatcatcatcgtcctcTCATTCTCGCGGCATGAGTCCTTCAAGAG GTGTAAGTCCTTCCCGGTTAAGACAAACCAACACGTCTACAAGCAGCCCAACCTCAGTTCTAAGTTTCATGGCTGAtgtaaagaaaggaaaaaaggCAAGTTACATAGAAGGTGTTCATCAGCTGCGCTTACTATATAACAGATATTCACAATGGCGGTTTGCAAATGCTCGAGCTGAGGGAGTAGGATACATTCAAAGGTTAATCGCAGAG GAAACTCTATACAATGTCTGGCATGCAACATCAGAACTGAGAGATGTTGTGACAACACAAAGAATCTGCCTCCAGCAGTTGAAGCTAGAAATCAAGCTTGAAGATATCTTAAGTAAGCAG ATGGTTAGTCTTGAAGATTGGGACATACTTGAGAGAGAACACATTAGTTCTGTAGCTGGTGCCATAGCAGACTTGGAAGCAAACACTCTCCGCCTTCCACTAACCGGAGGAACAAAG GTGGACCTTAGATCTCTGAAGTTAGCTATGTCCTCAGCACTTGATGTAATGCAGACTATGGGATCATCGATCTACTCTTTACACTCACAGATGGAAGAGATGAATAAGCTTGTTTCAGATCTCGCTGTTGTagctacaaaagaaaaatttatgcTTGGCAAATGTGAAAATCTATTGGCATCAACTGCAGTGATGGAG ATAGAA
- the LOC108832119 gene encoding 50S ribosomal protein L35, chloroplastic: MASLSMASVILRFSPLRSSPKVSSTHGSVQFPRFSSSSLSSAHCISGLRAVIPQKITTVVSQNPQRLQSLTVFAHKGYKMKTHKASVKRFRVTGRGKIVRRRSGKQHLLAKKNNKRKLRLSKMHQVSRSDYDNVIGALPYLKVNRKAA; the protein is encoded by the exons ATGGCATCTCTCTCCATGGCCTCCGTGATCCTTAGGTTCTCTCCTTTACGCTCTTCTCCAAAGGTTTCATCCACTCACGGGTCCGTTCAATTCCCTCGATTCAGCTCGTCGAGTCTTTCCTCAGCTCACTGCATATCTGGGCTTCGTGCGGTTATTCCTCAGAAGATAACCACAGTCGTTTCTCAGAATCCTCAGAGGCTTCAGTCTCTTACTGTTTTCGCTCATAAGGGATACAAGATGAAGACCCACAAg GCGTCAGTGAAACGATTTAGAGTAACGGGAAGGGGGAAGATAGTGAGGAGGAGATCCGGGAAGCAGCATTTGTTAGCTAAGAAGAACAACAAGAGGAAGCTCCGTCTTTCCAAAATG CACCAAGTTAGCAGGAGCGACTATGACAATGTGATCGGAGCTCTTCCATACCTGAAAGTCAATCGAAAGGCGGCTTAA
- the LOC108853483 gene encoding uncharacterized protein LOC108853483: MSIVLRHRFLVVDLFAVPFHTRHGIAFHYIARNSVLHVHQKVPIPGLKRSRKAPFEPSKPLQSKPDPVQALSTIINNVVPLNQEQELLDGSITVGAAAPSQSKPDDLVHDKPLQAQNTIKNVRSQKPEKERFASSVTMCAAPSPRHVPVPMFCLREKIN; this comes from the coding sequence ATGTCGATTGTGTTAAGACACCGTTTCCTTGTCGTAGACCTTTTTGCCGTTCCGTTTCACACAAGACATGGAATCGCTTTTCACTACATCGCTCGTAACTCCGTGTTACATGTTCATCAAAAGGTTCCAATCCCCGGGTTGAAACGCTCACGAAAAGCTCCTTTTGAACCTTCAAAACCCTTGCAAAGTAAACCGGACCCGGTTCAAGCTCTGAGCACGATCATTAACAATGTGGTGCCACTGAATCAAGAACAAGAACTGCTTGATGGTTCGATCACAGTGGGTGCTGCAGCTCCATCCCAATCTAAACCTGATGATCTAGTTCATGACAAGCCGTTACAAGCTCAGAACACGATCAAGAATGTGCGGTCGCAGAAACCAGAGAAAGAACGGTTTGCTAGTTCGGTCACAATGTGTGCTGCTCCATCGCCTAGACACGTGCCGGTTCCAATGTTCTGTCTTAGAGAGAAGATTAATTAA
- the LOC108855817 gene encoding DNA-directed RNA polymerase 3, chloroplastic: MASPAAPSPPSLSLNQTSHFQHRTSLITCLKPPPPPPSSLFRQKRLLLPISASSSSSTSLSITDKPSLHFNGNLIESFENHSPTIKASTLIENPIERNELSARRRLFTQDPPWISALFLKGLTRTLDQTLKLERQDMGKRKFDALRRRQVKEETEAWEKTVEEYRDLEKEMCEKSLAPNLPYVKHMFLGWFQPLKDVIEREQRLQKNKSKKVRAAYAPHIELLPADKMAVIVMHKMMGLVMSGHEDGCIQVVQAAVSIGIAIEHEVRIHNFLKRTRKRDTGDSQEEVKDKQLLRKRVNSLIRRKRIIDALKVVKSEGIKPWGRATQAKLGSRLLELLIETAYVQPPLTQSGDSIPEVRPAFRHKFKTVTKYPGSKLVRRYGVIECDSLLLAGLDKSAKHMLIPYVPMLVPPKRWKGYDKGGYLFLPSYLMRTHGSKKQQDALKDISSKTAHRVFEALDTLGNTKWRVNRKILAVVERLWADGGNIAGLVNREDVPIPDKPLSEDPEELQSWKWSVRKAKKINRERHSLRCDVELKLSVARKMKDEEGFYYPHNLDFRGRAYPMHPHLNHLSSDLCRGTLEFAEGRPLGKSGLYWLKIHLANLYAGGVEKLSHDGRLAFVENHLDDIIDSAENAIHGKRWWLKAEDPFQCLAASVILAQALKSPSPYSVISNLPIHQDGSCNGLQHYAALGRDSFEAAAVNLVAGEKPADVYSEISLRVHEIMKKDSSKDPESNPTAALAKILINQVDRKLVKQTVMTSVYGVTYVGAREQIKKRLEEKGVITDERMLFAAACYSAKVTLAALGEIFEAARAIMSWLGDCAKIIASDNHPVRWTTPLGLPVVQPYCRSERHLIRTSLQVLALQREGNTVDVRKQRTAFPPNFVHSLDGTHMMMTAVACREAGLNFAGVHDSYWTHACDVDTMNRILREKFVELYSTPILEDLLQSFQESYPNLVFPPVPQRGDFDLKEVLKSHYFFN, from the exons ATGGCTTCCCCTGCCGCGCCTTCTCCTCCTTCCCTCTCCTTAAACCAAACTTCTCACTTCCAACACCGAACTTCCCTAATCACCTGCCTtaaacctcctcctcctcctccttcctccCTCTTCCGCCAAAAACGCCTATTACTCCCAATCTCAgcatcttcctcctcttccaccTCTCTCTCAATCACCGACAAACCCTCCCTCCATTTCAACGGCAACCTCATCGAGAGCTTCGAGAATCACTCCCCAACCATCAAAGCCTCCACCTTGATTGAGAATCCCATCGAAAGGAACGAACTTTCTGCAAGGAGGAGGCTCTTCACGCAAGACCCACCATGGATCTCCGCCCTCTTCCTCAAGGGTCTGACCAGAACCCTCGACCAGACTCTGAAACTCGAGAGGCAAGACATGGGGAAGAGAAAGTTCGATGCTTTGAGGAGACGGCAGGTGAAGGAAGAGACGGAGGCGTGGGAGAAGACGGTTGAGGAGTACAGAGACTTGGAGAAGGAGATGTGCGAGAAGAGTCTCGCCCCCAACTTGCCTTACGTGAAACACATGTTCTTGGGTTGGTTCCAGCCGCTGAAAGACGTGATTGAGAGGGAGCAGAGGCTGCAGAAGAACAAGAGCAAGAAGGTTAGAGCGGCTTATGCTCCCCACATTGAGCTCTTGCCTGCTGATAAAATGGCGGTTATTGTGATGCATAAGATGATGGGTTTGGTTATGTCGGGACATGAGGATGGGTGTATCCAAGTTGTTCAAGCTGCTGTTAGTATCGGCATAGCTATAGAGCATGAG gtGAGGATTCATAACTTCTTGAAGAGAACTCGGAAGAGGGACACAGGGGACTCACAAGAGGAAGTGAAGGATAAGCAATTGCTTAGGAAACGTGTTAATAGTTTGATTCGTAGGAAGAGGATTATTGATGCATTAAAAGTGGTGAAAAGTGAAGGTATCAAACCTTGGGGGCGAGCTACACAAGCTAAG CTTGGAAGCCGTCTGCTAGAACTATTAATCGAAACAGCTTATGTGCAACCTCCTCTGACCCAGTCAGGGGACTCTATACCCGAGGTTCGACCTGCATTCAGACACAAGTTTAAAACTGTGACCAAATATCCAGG GTCTAAGTTGGTGAGGAGGTACGGAGTTATTGAATGTGACTCACTCCTGCTTGCTGGCCTGGATAAATCT GCTAAGCATATGTTAATTCCCTATGTTCCCATGTTAGTACCACCAAAGAGATGGAAAGG ATATGATAAGGGTGGTTACTTGTTTTTGCCTTCGTATCTCATGCGTACTCACGGATCCAAGAAACAGCAAGATGCACTTAAAGATATTAGTTCCAAGACTGCTCATAGAGTTTTTGAG GCATTGGATACACTTGGGAACACCAAGTGGAGGGTCAATAGGAAAATACTTGCTGTGGTGGAAAGGCTATGGGCTGATGGAGGCAACATTGCAGGCTTAGTTAATCGAGAAGAC GTTCCCATACCAGATAAACCTTTATCTGAGGATCCAGAAGAACTCCAGTCATGGAAATGGAGTGTTAGAAAGGCCAAGAAGATTAACAGAGAGAGGCATTCTCTAAGATGTGATGTTGAGCTCAAGCTTTCT GTGGCTAGAAAAATGAAAGACGAGGAAGGATTCTACTACCCTCACAATCTCGACTTCAGGGGCCGTGCATACCCAATGCACCCTCATCTGAATCATCTGAGTTCTGATCTTTGCCGTGGAACCCTGGAGTTTGCTGAAGGACGTCCACTTGGAAAGTCAGGCTTGTATTGGCTCAAAATACATTTAGCGAACCTCTACGCAGGTGGTGTTGAAAAGCTTTCACACGATGGGCGTCTTGCTTTTGTGGAAAACCATTTGGATGATATAATAGATTCAGCTGAAAATGCTATTCATGGGAAAAGATGGTGGTTGAAGGCTGAGGATCCTTTTCAGTGTTTGGCTGCTTCTGTCATTCTGGCACAAGCCTTGAAAAGCCCTTCACCTTATTCTGTAATCTCCAACTTGCCTATTCATCAG GATGGGTCTTGCAATGGTCTACAGCATTATGCAGCTTTGGGAAGAGATAGT TTTGAAGCAGCAGCTGTTAATCTAGTTGCTGGTGAAAAACCAGCTGATGTCTATTCTGAAATTTCATTGAG GGTCCATGAAATAATGAAGAAAGACAGCAGTAAGGATCCTGAGTCAAACCCAACCGCAGCATTAGCAAAGATCCTTATCAATCAA GTGGACAGGAAGCTGGTAAAGCAGACGGTAATGACGTCAGTATATGGTGTTACCTACGTTGGAGCACGTGAacagataaaaaaaagattagaagaGAAAGGTGTTATCACTGACGAGAGAATGCTATTTGCTGCTGCTTGCTATTCTGCTAAA GTGACACTAGCAGCCCTTGGAGAGATATTTGAAGCGGCACGTGCCATTATGAGTTGGCTTGGTGATTGTGCTAAG ATAATAGCTTCTGATAATCATCCAGTGCGATGGACCACGCCTCTTGGACTTCCTGTTGTGCAACCCTATTGCAGAAGTGAAAGACATCTG ATAAGAACATCTCTTCAAGTTTTAGCTCTGCAGCGAGAGGGTAACACG GTGGATGTTAGGAAACAAAGAACTGCGTTTCCTCCAAACTTTGTGCACTCGCTGGACGGCACTCACATGATGATGACTGCTGTTGCATGTCGAGAGGCTGGCCTAAACTTCGCAG GTGTGCATGACTCCTACTGGACGCATGCATGTGACGTTGACACAATGAACAGAATACTTAGAGAAAAATTCGTTGAGCTTTACAGCACACCGATCCTTGAAGAC TTACTCCAAAGTTTCCAAGAGTCATACCCGAATCTCGTGTTTCCTCCAGTGCCACAGAGAGGTGACTTTGATTTAAAGGAAGTGCTCAAATCACACTACTTTTTCAACTGA
- the LOC130511315 gene encoding precursor of CEP9-like has protein sequence MKLFTISMMTIMAISIVLVQVPSTTESRPTDNQNHFKVTYLNNFVSTVPVARNVDGHKEGIIVQAKILKDIEAFRPTTPGDSPGIGHPHPPRLSDDFK, from the coding sequence ATGAAACTCTTCACTATCTCCATGATGACCATTATGGCCATCTCAATAGTGCTTGTCCAAGTACCATCCACTACTGAATCAAGACCAACAGACAATCAAAATCATTTCAAAGTGACGTATTTGAATAATTTTGTGTCCACGGTACCAGTTGCACGCAATGTTGATGGTCATAAGGAAGGTATAATTGTTCAAGCAAAAATATTGAAAGATATTGAAGCTTTTCGCCCTACTACACCAGGGGACAGTCCTGGCATTGGACATCCACATCCACCACGGCTCAGTGATGACTTCAAATAG